In a genomic window of Chthoniobacterales bacterium:
- the mrdA gene encoding penicillin-binding protein 2 has translation MRSSVVTIAILLAAATSRAAGTPHSDVVEVPQPTWETQKQARTYLLHIPAPRGQITDRNGAPMAQSRVSYNLGLSFPTPLEFTDGQAVNFARSQILTAEKLLGRKFEVTDEALLQHYKNRGILPFILAEDLGPEQITAVSRGLGAGLVLQPAYVRYYPLGALAAHIVGYVGRVAPLSVKPIENKDLIFPDSEGREGLEQVFDDELRGTPGVVNVTLNAEGKRTHERIVQQPVPGYNVITTLDLKVQKACEDALAKTGRRGAVVVIDPRSGEILGMASRPSFDPNVFIPIVRPEVFDKLNNDPTAPLYPRAFRSAYPPGSTFKTFVGLAALQSGLITAETELSCPGGLQVGNFYFRNWKSGHSGQLNLAEALAQSCNTWFYQAGLKIGAAPIIEWATALGLGKRTGIPLGSESRGNIPDDDYMLRVHKRRILQGDVANMSIGQGDILITPLQMAQAMGVIAADGSFHQTRLVKQVQSINNQPVSAYQDRVRAELNISEQNLADLTEGLVKVTTSGTGSRAATVKGVKVAGKTGTAQWGPVSKRRNAAWFGGFAPADNPLYAFAAVIEGNPGETIAGGANAAPVIGSVLATLLKDYKPPKPEEEKKDEPEEKKQAEDKKPGVDEADITEDVMNPQGAPEAAEGDTPAAGATQSPGPSPAPSP, from the coding sequence ATGAGGTCATCCGTGGTCACCATTGCCATTTTGCTGGCCGCTGCGACCTCGCGCGCGGCAGGCACGCCGCATTCGGATGTCGTCGAGGTCCCCCAACCCACATGGGAAACGCAGAAACAGGCCCGCACCTATTTGCTCCACATCCCCGCCCCGCGCGGCCAAATCACGGACCGCAACGGCGCCCCCATGGCGCAATCGCGCGTGAGCTACAACCTCGGCTTGAGTTTTCCCACGCCGCTCGAATTCACCGACGGGCAAGCGGTCAACTTCGCGCGCAGCCAAATTCTCACCGCGGAAAAGCTGCTAGGGCGCAAATTCGAAGTCACCGATGAAGCATTGCTGCAGCATTACAAGAACCGCGGGATCCTGCCGTTCATTCTCGCCGAGGATCTCGGCCCCGAGCAAATCACCGCCGTGAGTCGCGGCCTCGGTGCGGGGCTGGTGCTACAGCCCGCCTACGTCCGCTACTACCCCCTCGGCGCGCTCGCCGCGCACATCGTCGGCTACGTCGGCCGTGTGGCACCTCTCTCGGTCAAACCGATCGAAAACAAAGACCTGATCTTTCCTGATTCCGAGGGACGCGAGGGACTGGAGCAGGTCTTCGATGATGAACTCCGCGGAACGCCGGGCGTGGTCAACGTCACCCTCAACGCCGAAGGCAAGCGCACCCACGAGCGCATCGTGCAGCAGCCTGTCCCCGGCTACAACGTCATCACGACGCTCGATCTCAAGGTCCAAAAAGCCTGCGAGGATGCGCTGGCAAAAACCGGGCGGCGCGGCGCGGTCGTGGTCATCGACCCGAGAAGCGGCGAGATCCTCGGCATGGCATCGCGCCCCTCGTTCGATCCGAACGTTTTCATTCCCATCGTTCGGCCCGAAGTTTTCGACAAACTCAACAACGACCCGACGGCACCGCTTTATCCGCGGGCCTTCCGGTCGGCGTATCCTCCGGGTTCGACCTTCAAGACATTCGTCGGATTGGCGGCACTGCAGAGCGGCCTCATCACCGCGGAGACCGAGCTTTCGTGCCCCGGCGGACTGCAGGTGGGCAATTTTTATTTTCGCAACTGGAAGTCGGGGCATTCCGGCCAGCTCAACCTTGCCGAGGCGCTGGCACAGTCGTGCAACACATGGTTTTACCAGGCGGGTCTGAAAATCGGTGCCGCACCGATCATCGAATGGGCCACCGCGCTGGGACTCGGCAAGCGCACCGGGATCCCGCTGGGTTCCGAATCCAGGGGCAACATTCCCGACGATGATTACATGCTGCGCGTCCACAAGCGCCGCATTCTGCAGGGGGACGTGGCCAACATGAGCATCGGCCAGGGCGACATTCTCATCACACCGCTGCAAATGGCGCAGGCCATGGGCGTGATCGCCGCCGACGGATCGTTCCACCAGACGCGCTTGGTCAAGCAAGTGCAGAGCATCAACAACCAACCGGTCTCCGCCTACCAGGACCGGGTTCGCGCGGAGCTGAATATTTCCGAACAAAACCTCGCGGATCTGACCGAGGGCCTGGTCAAAGTCACGACCTCCGGCACCGGAAGCCGCGCAGCCACGGTCAAGGGCGTCAAGGTTGCGGGAAAGACCGGAACGGCCCAATGGGGCCCGGTGAGCAAAAGGCGTAACGCCGCGTGGTTCGGCGGATTCGCCCCCGCCGACAATCCGCTGTATGCGTTCGCCGCAGTCATCGAGGGAAATCCCGGAGAAACCATCGCCGGCGGCGCCAACGCGGCACCGGTCATCGGCAGCGTTCTGGCCACGCTTCTCAAGGATTACAAACCGCCGAAGCCCGAGGAGGAAAAGAAAGATGAGCCCGAAGAAAAGAAACAAGCCGAAGACAAGAAACCGGGCGTAGATGAAGCTGACATCACCGAAGACGTGATGAATCCGCAGGGCGCGCCCGAGGCGGCCGAGGGTGACACTCCCGCTGCGGGCGCCACTCAATCACCCGGACCTTCACCCGCACCATCGCCTTAG